CTTTCCCCTTTTTGCTGTAATTTTGTGACTTCTTTTGATTTATCTTCCGGCAATACCTCTGCAATCACCTCGTCAATTCCTGTTTGTTTGGCGACAGCATCGGCTGTGGCTTTATTATCTCCTGTCAGCATTACGACCTTTACTCCGAGATTATGTAATCGCTCGATAGCTGCTTTGGAATCTGACTTGACCGGATCTGATATGGCTACAATACCCGCGGCACTCCTGTCTACTGCTAGGTACATGGATGTTTGTCCATATGTTGCTAACTCGTGAGCCTTTTCAGGTAGAGAAAGTAAATCGACGCCATTTTTTTCCATAAGTTTCTGATTGCCGAATAATACGGTTTGCTCTTTAAGCTTTGCTTTAACGCCGTGTCCCGCTATCGCTTCGAAAGACTCAACTGGTTGTAGTTCTATACCCTGATTTTTGGCGGATTCTATGATGGATTGTGCTAACGGATGTTCGGAACCGACCTCTACACTCGCTGCTATCTGCAAGATTTGTCTTTCGTTCCAACCAGATAGAGGTTCTATTGTGGTTACGGAGGGTCTACCCTCGGTAATAGTTCCAGTCTTGTCCAGGACCACAGTGGTCAATTGACCCGCTTGTTGAAGTGAATCGCCTTTACGTATCAAAACACCGTACTCTGCTGCCTTTCCCACTCCAACCATTATGGAGATCGGAGTGGCCAGACCCAGTGCACAGGGACATGCGATGATTAACACTGACATTGCCGTAACTATCATAAATGTAGATTTCGGATCTGGGCCGAAGTTAAACCAGATCATCGCTGTCAGCACTGCAACGATCAATACCACAGGAACGAAGACACCGGATACCCTGTCTACTAAACGTCCAATCGCCGGTTTGGTATTCTGTGCCCTTCTTACAAGCTCAATTATGCGGGCTAAAGCCGTGTCTCTCCCGACTCTTGTGGCCTTGAAAGTGAATGTTCCAAGCTTATTAAATGTTCCGGCCACGACTTCATCACCCAGGAACTTCTCGACTGGAATGGGTTCCCCCGTTAACATGGATTCGTCCACACTGGAATGCCCCTCTGCAATAACACCATCAACTGGTATCTTCTCTCCGGGACGGACCCGTACGATATCATCTAGCAGGACTTGATCTATAGCAATATCTCTTTCTTCACCTTCTCGAATCACACGAGCAGTCTTTGGTTGAAGTCCGATGAGTCGCTTTATGGCTTGAGAAGTCTTGCCTCGTGCACGCATCTCCAGTGCCGCACCCAGTTTGATGAGCGTGATAATAATTACTGCGGTGTCGAAATATAAGTGCCTCTCCGTTTCTGAAGATGAAAAGGGGTAAAAGATTATGAATGTTGAATATAGCCAAGCCATGCCGGTGCCCACAGCAATCAAGGTATCCATATTCGCTATACGATTTATAAAAGATTTCCAGGCACCTGTGAAGAAGTTACCGCCGGCATAAACTAGAACAACAAGGCACAGGATTGACAGGAAGGTGCCAACAAGCCTACCACTCGTTTCAGTCAAAGGTGGAAGCAAACCCACAAGCATGACCAATAAAATTACAATGCCGATAACCGCTGATACGGCCGTTTCTCTTAGAAGCTGCCTATAGTGTTTTATATCGGCTTCTTCCTTATCTAATTCTCCTTGAGAATCTTTTATCAAATTTGCTGTATATCCGGCTTTAGTTACTGCATGAACAAGGTCTTCAGCCGAGGCATCGCCAGTTACAATTGCGGTACGATCTGCGAAATTCACATTCGCTTCTATAACACCTGGGACAGACCTCAATCCAGACTCAACTGCTTCAACACAACTGGCACAGCTCATGTCGGAAATTAGTAGTCTTTTCGTGTTCTCAGCATCAGTATTTGAATTGTTTAATTCTTTGTGCATAAAGTTAACTTCAATTCTATTTTATTATATTTAACTTAATATCTTGATATAACTTGCTACGGGGTTTCCATTATTATTCTGAGTTTAAAAGTCATTTGTCATTCCCGCAGATTACCCGATAGAGTCATTCGAGTACAAGCGTAAGCGGGAATCCATGCTTTTGTTTGTGGATCCCCGATTAAAGTCCTCGGGGATGACAAACCGACGGTCATTCCCGCGGATTGTTGGCGGGAATCCAGTCCCTGTCCCCGTATGTCACTCGGCTGAAACATTCGAGTGCAAGTTTTGGCGGGGATGGATACCCGATTACGCCTGTCTCCGCATGTTTCCCCGATAAATACTTTCGAGGACAAGTCTGGCGGGGAATCCTCAGGTATGACAGCTCGAACGAATCCCCGACAAGGCTTGTCCCCGTATGACAGTAAATTGAAACATTGGAGTGCTAGCTTTATCTGTTTACATTCTGAAAACTTACACCTTGCTTTAATATTCATCATTATCAATAGATGTAATTTACATAACTTCCGATTCGCAGCCAAAGTCTTGCCAGGCCGTTCAAGATGAATCCCCCGCCAGTGTCGACGGTTACACTCGTTGAGCCTCCGATTCGTAATGGATCCTGAGAATCCAAATTTGTGAGTTTTAAACGTACTGGGAATCTTTGGGCAAGCTTAACCCAATTTTGAGGGTTTTTCACTACCGGCAATTCGCCTGAGGGTATTCCCTGACCAGCACTCACCCCCCAATCAAGACTTTCAACCTTTGCCTTAAATATCTTACCAGGGTATAAAGCTATGCTCACTTCGGCATTCTGTCCAGGCCGAATACGACCTATGCTATTCTCTTTGAAGTTTGCTAGAATCCACCAGTTATTAGCATCTACGAATGACATTACTGGCTCACCAACATTGACATAAGTGCCGATACTGAGCTGTAAATTCGATACAAGACCATCAGATGGCGCGTAAACAGTACTTTGAGCGAGGTAATATTCCGCCAGTTCTAGGTCTGATTCAACTTCCTTAATTATGGCATAATCTCCATCAATCTTTAATTCTAATGCCTGTTCTGCTCTGCGCAAATCTGCTTTAGCCTTGTTCGATAAGGCAATTTTTGCGTTCAGATCGTCTCTTGCCTGATCGAACTGGAGTTGCGCTATGAAATTCTGCTTCACGAGCGGTTGGAGGTCTCTAAGTCTCTTCTGTGCAAAATCGACATCGGCTTTACTCTGAGTAACAACGGCATTTGCTGCTTCTATAGAACTTTCCAGTTGCATGATATCCTGTCTGGTTTTTACTAGTTTGGCCTGTAGTTGTTTTACCTTGTATGCGTAGGGACGGTAATCAATTTCAAAAAGGGGTTGCCCATTCTCCACATACGAATCATTATTCACATAGATTTTAGTGACGGGACCGTCCACCTGAGGGGCTATCTGTGTGACATAAGCCTGGATGTATGCGGCGCTTGTATAGGGGGTGTAACGGTCGAGCAAGACATAGTAAAAAATAAGGATAATGATGATGAAGATTATGAGTAAAACCCAGAATTTTACGGTGTATTTGATAATGTCTATGTTAAGTTTGGACTTTAGATCTTTAAGTATCATGCAGCCTCACGGGAGCCGATGTAAGCGTTCCCTCATTCATCTGTTCTATTGCAATCGATATTTTATAGAGTAGAGATAAGATATTATGAATGCTTCCCGGTACGACAGTGAATCTTTCAAATTCTTCTGAATCGTATTCCTGAGTAATACCTCTTTTGAAAAAATTGTCCCTTTGATCATCGATCTGTAACATCAGTGAGTCTAAGTCTATCTCTGGACTTAGTATTTTTAAATATTTTAATTGTTCAGCTGCAGTATTAAAAATAGTAAGGACCTTCTCGTAGCAAGGCTTCATATAGGATAAAAACGTTTTAACCAACCTGCTTTCCCTTTCGCCATATACAGATTTGTTCAAAGTCTCAAATTCTATATATATGTTTTCTATTGATACAATAATGTCTAGCAACTCCTCTGCGTGCATTTTCTCAAAACGAATTGCATATTTGGCATCGCTTAGCAGACTAGAGATTGTTGGTAGATCTGAGGCTAAACTAACTATCATAGCTTTCACCTCTTCTTCCTTTTTATCTTGCGATATTAATATTGTTGAGTAAATGGATCCACATAATTGTAATGCGGTTGATAATTTTTCTTTCAACTGATTCAACGGATCAACAGGCCAAATAAATCTAAGCACCACGAGCGCAATTCCACCTCCAACGATTACTCCTACAAAACGCTCGGTCGCTATGCTTAATGTTAGCGGAGGGCCGTTGGAAGTTAGCATGACAAGTGGTAACACTATCCCGGTTTGGAGGCCAGCGTATGATACTCGTTCACTACCCGTAGTAATATATGAACCTATGAACAAGCCCAGGGTTATTAAGGCGAGGAACACCGGAAAATGTGGTGAAAGTGAGATTATTATAAGTGAAACGAGACCATACAACCCAGCAATTATTACGGCAATAAAGCGCAGCCTTTCCTTCAGTGTGGCCTGACCCAGATTGGCCTGAGCGGCTATTAAAAGTGCCGTAATTAATGCCTGTACCCCCGCTGATAGGTTAAAGTACAGGCTCGCAATCAGTACCAGAAACGTGACGATTATTACTTTGAAACTATGTTTTACATTATCCTTGTTAAACTGGAATATCTGCTTCTCCTTTCTCACCTTGACCGCTGAGGACGTGGTAATTTTGTCATAGACCTTACCGCTATTAATATCATTATATGTATTGATGAAATTTGTAATGGCGGTAATTATATCCTTGATAGTGGAAACAAATGTGCTGAATGCTAGAAATTCTGTTTGGCTCCATTTGTGCAAAGCGTATTCACTATCTCTTAGGGTTGCGTATTTGTCGTCTACGAAGTTTATTTTAGATAGACAGTCTTCTGACACAGGTTCGAGCTTGCCTTCTGTAATCATTGCCTCGCCAAAATTCAGGAATTGTTTTGCAAGAAGGTCTAATGATTCTGTCATGGCTTTATGAATATTTAATTCATCAAGGACTAGTTGTCTCGATTCTTCAATATTTGTTTGCAGGATTTGAATCTTGATGAAAAGGTTTTTCAGATTTCCAACCAACTTAATGTATTGATCTTCGGGAAAGACCCTCTCTTTTTCTTCTTTAGTGGTTAGTGTGATCAAATTTAAAAGATGGCTAAATGTATCCAATGAAAGTTGGACTGTCGGATATCTTTCTGAGATTGAACCTTCGATTTTAAATTTCATTTCTTTAAACAAGGATCCGAAATCATTTAAAACGGCGGACAGGGCATCGCGTAAATGTCTATCGGACCTTAGACTCCAAATGAAGCGATCTGTGAGGGTTGCAACAATCACGCCGATGGCGATTTGTTTGATAAGACTGATCGCGAATTGATGAACCTCGTCGTAGGAATCTGTGCCCTTAAGCATCACGAGACCGGAAAATAATCCGCACATCAATGCGGCGTAGGGGAATGGGAAACGTGAATCATTGTATAAGTACATGCATATGAATATCCATGTCGACATTCCGAGTAAATAAACTAATTTGGAATCTGTGAATAAATTGACGATTAATAATGCTATCATTGATCCAATAAAGATGCCGATAAATCTCTCAATCCCTCTCAATAATGTGTTATCATGGTACATGCTTATGAGAATGTAGGCGGTAATAACTGAGAAAAAGCCATATTCCAAATGCCAAATTACATTAATGATTACACATATGATTGATGCAAGGGTTGCCTTGATTGCATATCTAACTCTGTAGGTTCTTATATGATCCTGAAGGGTCATCTTAGTTCGATTATAAACTTGTAAATTACTATTTCAAGATTATAAAAGAAGGGGCAGCCCATTCTTACTGAGGGCTTAGTACTACGCTGTATTTAAAAAATTTGTAGGGGCTGATGCCCCTGTAGGGACTGATTCCCCAATCAGTCCAAATAGCAAAGCTCATTCGGGTAACGAGGCCTACATATTGCGCAGTTTGTTCAGCGCAAAATAGTAGACCAGGTTGGAATACTTCTCATATAGAACTCAATCTGCCTTCTTCAAGCCGCATTGAATGCTCGCCACTAATGCAAAATCCTCAAAATGTTGACTCAATTCTCCTTCTGAACTGTCCATAGTGCGAAATTGTAATCCAAGTTGGTATTATTGGATTTCGGCC
This window of the Thermodesulfobacteriota bacterium genome carries:
- a CDS encoding heavy metal translocating P-type ATPase — protein: MHKELNNSNTDAENTKRLLISDMSCASCVEAVESGLRSVPGVIEANVNFADRTAIVTGDASAEDLVHAVTKAGYTANLIKDSQGELDKEEADIKHYRQLLRETAVSAVIGIVILLVMLVGLLPPLTETSGRLVGTFLSILCLVVLVYAGGNFFTGAWKSFINRIANMDTLIAVGTGMAWLYSTFIIFYPFSSSETERHLYFDTAVIIITLIKLGAALEMRARGKTSQAIKRLIGLQPKTARVIREGEERDIAIDQVLLDDIVRVRPGEKIPVDGVIAEGHSSVDESMLTGEPIPVEKFLGDEVVAGTFNKLGTFTFKATRVGRDTALARIIELVRRAQNTKPAIGRLVDRVSGVFVPVVLIVAVLTAMIWFNFGPDPKSTFMIVTAMSVLIIACPCALGLATPISIMVGVGKAAEYGVLIRKGDSLQQAGQLTTVVLDKTGTITEGRPSVTTIEPLSGWNERQILQIAASVEVGSEHPLAQSIIESAKNQGIELQPVESFEAIAGHGVKAKLKEQTVLFGNQKLMEKNGVDLLSLPEKAHELATYGQTSMYLAVDRSAAGIVAISDPVKSDSKAAIERLHNLGVKVVMLTGDNKATADAVAKQTGIDEVIAEVLPEDKSKEVTKLQQKGERVGMVGDGINDAPALASADVGFAIGSGTDIAIESADIALMRGSLHGVPDAIKISKATLRNIKENLFGAFIYNILAIPIAAGLLYPFTGLLLNPIIAGAAMAMSSVTVVSNANRLRWFKA
- a CDS encoding HlyD family secretion protein, yielding MILKDLKSKLNIDIIKYTVKFWVLLIIFIIIILIFYYVLLDRYTPYTSAAYIQAYVTQIAPQVDGPVTKIYVNNDSYVENGQPLFEIDYRPYAYKVKQLQAKLVKTRQDIMQLESSIEAANAVVTQSKADVDFAQKRLRDLQPLVKQNFIAQLQFDQARDDLNAKIALSNKAKADLRRAEQALELKIDGDYAIIKEVESDLELAEYYLAQSTVYAPSDGLVSNLQLSIGTYVNVGEPVMSFVDANNWWILANFKENSIGRIRPGQNAEVSIALYPGKIFKAKVESLDWGVSAGQGIPSGELPVVKNPQNWVKLAQRFPVRLKLTNLDSQDPLRIGGSTSVTVDTGGGFILNGLARLWLRIGSYVNYIY
- a CDS encoding FUSC family protein encodes the protein MTLQDHIRTYRVRYAIKATLASIICVIINVIWHLEYGFFSVITAYILISMYHDNTLLRGIERFIGIFIGSMIALLIVNLFTDSKLVYLLGMSTWIFICMYLYNDSRFPFPYAALMCGLFSGLVMLKGTDSYDEVHQFAISLIKQIAIGVIVATLTDRFIWSLRSDRHLRDALSAVLNDFGSLFKEMKFKIEGSISERYPTVQLSLDTFSHLLNLITLTTKEEKERVFPEDQYIKLVGNLKNLFIKIQILQTNIEESRQLVLDELNIHKAMTESLDLLAKQFLNFGEAMITEGKLEPVSEDCLSKINFVDDKYATLRDSEYALHKWSQTEFLAFSTFVSTIKDIITAITNFINTYNDINSGKVYDKITTSSAVKVRKEKQIFQFNKDNVKHSFKVIIVTFLVLIASLYFNLSAGVQALITALLIAAQANLGQATLKERLRFIAVIIAGLYGLVSLIIISLSPHFPVFLALITLGLFIGSYITTGSERVSYAGLQTGIVLPLVMLTSNGPPLTLSIATERFVGVIVGGGIALVVLRFIWPVDPLNQLKEKLSTALQLCGSIYSTILISQDKKEEEVKAMIVSLASDLPTISSLLSDAKYAIRFEKMHAEELLDIIVSIENIYIEFETLNKSVYGERESRLVKTFLSYMKPCYEKVLTIFNTAAEQLKYLKILSPEIDLDSLMLQIDDQRDNFFKRGITQEYDSEEFERFTVVPGSIHNILSLLYKISIAIEQMNEGTLTSAPVRLHDT